The Gammaproteobacteria bacterium genome has a segment encoding these proteins:
- a CDS encoding cytochrome D1 domain-containing protein, whose amino-acid sequence MLHPPGTLPDAPRFAADPLNLFVLLEDGGRFVSILDGERFERIHRFRADHALHVEPQFTPDGRYAFFASRDGWVSKYDLWNLQPVAVTRAGIRTNEIAVSGDGRYLAVANDQPHTLVILDAALDPVQVHAARDQAGTRSSAVAAVRSSGARRSFVATLPDVKEVWELSYDPAAAPIPAGVIHDFRYREGTFLPGFLNPRRSFPEHPPADFIIAPDATAILAASRDGGGEVVHLDARRGIARLELPGLPRPGAGTAWHWQGRDVVAIPNGKLALLSIVEARDWKTVREVPTAGPGAFISSHAQARQAWVNAGRRGDRLQLLDKQTLAIAGALEPAPGTALAHLEFTRDGRHALASVADANGAVIVFDTATGAEVKRLPARHPAGNFNVGNRIAPASDTALISTR is encoded by the coding sequence GTGCTGCACCCGCCGGGCACGCTGCCCGATGCGCCGCGGTTCGCCGCCGATCCGCTCAACCTCTTCGTGCTGCTCGAGGATGGCGGCCGCTTCGTCTCGATCCTCGACGGGGAGCGCTTCGAGCGCATCCACCGCTTTCGCGCCGACCACGCGCTCCACGTGGAGCCGCAGTTCACGCCCGACGGCCGTTACGCCTTCTTCGCGTCACGCGACGGCTGGGTGTCGAAGTACGATCTGTGGAACCTGCAACCCGTCGCGGTGACGCGCGCCGGAATCAGAACGAACGAGATCGCGGTGTCGGGCGACGGCCGCTACCTCGCGGTGGCGAACGACCAGCCGCACACGCTGGTGATCCTGGACGCCGCACTCGACCCCGTGCAGGTGCACGCGGCGCGCGACCAGGCCGGCACGCGCAGCTCCGCCGTGGCCGCCGTGCGGAGCAGCGGTGCCCGGCGCAGTTTCGTGGCGACGCTGCCGGATGTGAAGGAAGTCTGGGAACTGAGCTACGACCCCGCGGCAGCGCCGATCCCCGCCGGCGTGATCCATGACTTTCGCTACCGCGAAGGCACGTTCCTGCCGGGCTTTCTCAATCCGCGGCGATCGTTCCCCGAGCACCCGCCCGCGGACTTCATCATCGCGCCCGACGCGACCGCGATCCTCGCCGCCAGCCGCGATGGCGGCGGCGAAGTCGTGCACCTCGACGCCCGTCGCGGCATTGCGCGCCTCGAGCTGCCCGGCCTGCCACGGCCCGGCGCCGGCACCGCCTGGCACTGGCAGGGCCGCGACGTCGTCGCCATACCCAACGGCAAGCTCGCGCTGCTGAGCATCGTCGAGGCGCGCGACTGGAAAACCGTCCGCGAGGTGCCGACCGCCGGCCCGGGGGCATTCATCAGCAGCCACGCGCAGGCGCGCCAGGCCTGGGTGAACGCAGGCCGACGCGGTGACCGCCTGCAACTCCTCGACAAGCAGACGCTCGCCATCGCCGGCGCGCTCGAACCCGCACCAGGCACGGCGCTCGCGCACCTGGAGTTCACGCGCGATGGCCGCCACGCGCTCGCGAGCGTCGCGGACGCAAACGGCGCGGTCATCGTCTTCGATACCGCGACCGGCGCGGAGGTGAAGCGCCTGCCCGCCCGCCATCCGGCAGGCAACTTCAACGTCGGCAACCGCATCGCGCCGGCGAGCGACACAGCGCTGATCAGCACCCGGTAG
- a CDS encoding DUF87 domain-containing protein — MQDFEKLGVFYLGKRYDAAAGRVSDDLVLYDSKDLTTHAVIIGMTGSGKTGLGIGLIEEAAIDRIPVIAIDPKGDLGNLLLTFPALEPAAFEPWIDPRAAAEAGQSPGEFAAAQASAWRAGLAEWGQDPARIARLRAAADFAIYTPGSSTGAPLSVLKEFAPPPPALRADADLYRERVQSTVTGLLTLLGIEADPLTSREHILLSNLLDEAWRRDDAPDLAALIGSIQKPPFSRVGVLDLESFYPAADRQALALRLNNLLAAPGFEAWTQGEPLAADRLLYTASGQPRVTVISIAHLDDAQRMFFVTLLLAEILAWMRRQPGSPSLRAILYLDEVFGYMPPVANPPSKLLLLTLLKQARAFGLGVVLATQNPVDLDYKGLANAGTWFIGRLQTERDKARVLEGLLGAAGGERLDARDLERTLGALGKRQFLLHNVNEQHPVVFATRWAMSYLAGPLTREQLRRLAPGAAADPAPAAGAAPAPAAPGKAGARPVLPAAIGQFFVPAGRLAHGDERLLYQPRVLAAVAVTYANAKLGMNEQRELVLAATPAGGAGGVDWSVAQALTVRAADLEREPEPDAVFGEPAAPMTQAANYKDWDKQLRRSLGVDRALTLYQSPALGETSQPGEGEREFRIRLQRLGNERRDVDAAKLKQKYASKFATLQARELRALQAQERQAEQARDAQIGAAVSIGTAVLGAIFGRGRSIASASRAGSAIRRTGSIARESGDVRRAGETVDKVHADQQALEEQFQAELDALQGSYDAQAEALKEIVVRPKAGDIDVRFLGLGWLPYIEDAAGELQPA, encoded by the coding sequence ATGCAGGATTTCGAGAAACTCGGCGTCTTCTATCTCGGCAAGCGCTACGACGCCGCGGCGGGCCGCGTCAGCGACGACCTGGTCCTGTACGACTCGAAGGACCTCACCACCCATGCCGTGATCATCGGCATGACGGGCAGCGGCAAGACCGGGCTCGGCATCGGCCTCATCGAGGAAGCCGCGATCGATCGCATCCCGGTGATCGCCATCGACCCGAAGGGCGATCTCGGCAACCTGCTGCTGACGTTCCCGGCGCTGGAGCCTGCTGCGTTCGAGCCGTGGATCGATCCGCGCGCGGCGGCCGAGGCCGGCCAGTCACCGGGCGAGTTCGCCGCCGCGCAGGCGTCGGCCTGGCGCGCCGGGCTCGCCGAATGGGGGCAGGATCCCGCGCGCATCGCGCGGCTGCGCGCCGCGGCGGATTTCGCCATCTACACGCCCGGCAGCAGCACGGGCGCGCCGCTCTCGGTGCTGAAGGAGTTCGCGCCGCCGCCGCCCGCGCTGCGCGCCGACGCCGACCTCTACCGCGAGCGCGTGCAGAGCACCGTGACGGGGCTGCTCACGCTGCTCGGCATCGAGGCCGACCCGCTCACCAGCCGCGAGCATATCCTGCTGTCGAACCTGCTCGACGAGGCCTGGCGGCGCGATGATGCGCCGGACCTGGCCGCGCTCATCGGCTCGATCCAGAAGCCGCCCTTCAGCCGCGTCGGCGTGCTCGACCTCGAGAGCTTCTACCCGGCCGCCGATCGCCAGGCGCTCGCGCTCCGGCTGAACAACCTGCTCGCCGCGCCCGGCTTCGAGGCCTGGACGCAGGGTGAGCCACTGGCCGCCGACCGGCTGCTGTACACCGCCTCAGGGCAGCCGCGCGTCACCGTGATCTCCATCGCGCACCTCGATGACGCGCAGCGCATGTTCTTCGTCACCCTGCTGCTCGCCGAGATTCTCGCCTGGATGCGCCGCCAGCCCGGCAGCCCGTCGCTGCGGGCGATCCTCTATCTCGACGAAGTGTTCGGTTACATGCCGCCGGTTGCCAACCCGCCCTCGAAGCTGCTGCTGCTCACGCTGCTCAAGCAGGCGCGCGCTTTCGGGCTCGGCGTGGTGCTCGCCACGCAGAACCCGGTGGACCTCGACTACAAGGGGCTGGCGAACGCCGGCACCTGGTTCATCGGCCGGCTGCAGACGGAACGCGACAAGGCGCGGGTGCTCGAGGGGCTGCTCGGTGCCGCCGGCGGCGAGCGGCTCGACGCGCGCGACCTCGAGCGCACGCTCGGCGCGCTCGGCAAGCGCCAGTTCCTGCTCCACAACGTCAACGAGCAGCACCCGGTCGTGTTCGCCACGCGCTGGGCCATGTCCTACCTCGCCGGCCCGCTCACCCGCGAGCAGCTCCGCCGGCTCGCTCCCGGCGCGGCGGCAGACCCGGCGCCGGCGGCGGGCGCGGCACCGGCACCCGCAGCGCCGGGCAAGGCGGGGGCCCGGCCCGTGCTGCCGGCCGCGATCGGCCAGTTCTTCGTGCCGGCCGGGCGTCTGGCGCACGGCGATGAGCGGCTGCTGTATCAGCCGCGCGTGCTGGCCGCGGTGGCGGTGACCTACGCGAATGCAAAACTCGGCATGAACGAGCAACGCGAACTCGTGCTCGCGGCGACACCGGCAGGAGGCGCGGGCGGCGTGGACTGGTCTGTTGCGCAAGCACTCACGGTGCGCGCCGCCGACCTCGAGCGCGAACCGGAGCCTGATGCCGTGTTCGGCGAACCGGCGGCGCCCATGACGCAGGCGGCGAATTACAAGGACTGGGACAAACAGCTGCGACGCTCGCTGGGCGTCGATCGCGCGCTCACGCTCTACCAGAGCCCCGCGCTCGGGGAAACATCTCAGCCCGGCGAGGGCGAGCGGGAGTTTCGCATCCGCCTGCAGCGGCTCGGCAACGAGCGGCGCGACGTCGACGCCGCGAAGCTCAAGCAGAAATACGCGTCGAAGTTCGCCACGCTGCAGGCCCGCGAGCTGCGTGCGCTGCAGGCGCAGGAGCGCCAGGCCGAGCAGGCGCGCGACGCGCAGATCGGTGCCGCAGTCTCGATCGGCACCGCCGTGCTCGGCGCGATCTTCGGCCGCGGCCGCTCCATCGCCTCCGCTTCGCGCGCCGGCAGCGCCATTCGCCGCACCGGCAGCATCGCGCGGGAATCCGGCGACGTGCGCCGCGCCGGCGAAACCGTCGACAAGGTGCATGCCGACCAGCAGGCGCTGGAAGAGCAATTCCAGGCCGAGCTCGACGCCCTGCAGGGCAGCTACGACGCGCAGGCCGAGGCACTGAAAGAGATCGTCGTGCGCCCGAAAGCCGGCGACATCGACGTGCGCTTCCTCGGCCTCGGCTGGCTGCCCTACATCGAGGACGCCGCGGGGGAGTTGCAGCCGGCGTAA
- a CDS encoding efflux RND transporter permease subunit, translating to MNVSLWGIHNPVPAALAFVVLSFAGFVSLRQLPIAQLPDVEVPEVIVTVNLPGAAPSQLETEVTRRVEDAVAGLADVDKLNSTINEGISQTRIRFHLGRDVNEALDDVRDAVDRIRIDLPADVEEPLITRVTVLGPTLLAYAFESDRLALDELSWFVDNTVRKAIYSVPGVGKVVRNGGVDREVRVAIRPSALQSFGLTAGMVSAQLARLQVELPGGRTTIGGAEQAVRTVATVQTAAELANYPIFLPDGRSIRLSAIATVSDGTAEPREMALLDGRPVVVVSTQRAFRSSTVAVGAGIRAEMARLAAAHPEVQIIEVSSSIEDVQASYDASISMLLEGAILAVIVVWLFLRDWRATWISALALPLSVVPTFAVMHWFGFSLNLLSLLAFATVIGVLVDDAIVEIENIAQHRAQGKSAWQAAIDATDEIGMAVIATSATLVAVFAPVAFMPGEVGLYFREFGWTAAAAVLFSLLVARLLTPMLASRFLSSSPVEQRTPPWMPGYLRLVEQSLRYRGRTLLIALLIFILSLALVPLIPTTFVPPANPSRADLRISLPPGVRLADTVAVAEQARRLLEPIPELKSVLVRVGGTAAGGIESTMVGAVRNATLTLRFASDRRRTIQELEAEARERLRELPGVRSSFAAGGPGDRLDVILAGRDSAQLTLAGQKIEAALRSLPGMGSVSSTASLLSPELVITPDPALAADLGVSTVDIAEAARIATSGDFRQRLAKLNLAERQIPIRVQLDDESLGRGELLSLLRVPARTGSVPLAAVATIRESSGPSQIDRFDRERNIKVTAELNGQPLGKVMTALRKMPALQNLPPGVRVVESDDAEAFAEMFLGFGAAMLAGLVCVYLVLLLLFRSATLPLVILAAIPLCAAGAFGALLATKYALSLPSLIGLLLLMGVATKNSILIVDYAVIGELDQGLSRHDAIIVACRKRARPVIMTTLAMGAGMLPVALALGADGNFRAPLGISVIGGLLTSTVLSLVVVPAAYSVMTDWRDRRHARRQARRAGAGPATPAEVVTR from the coding sequence GTGAACGTCTCGCTGTGGGGCATCCACAACCCGGTTCCGGCCGCGCTGGCATTCGTGGTGCTCTCGTTCGCCGGCTTCGTCAGCCTGCGCCAGCTGCCCATCGCGCAGCTCCCCGACGTCGAGGTGCCCGAGGTCATCGTGACGGTGAACCTGCCCGGCGCAGCCCCGAGCCAGCTCGAGACGGAGGTGACACGCCGGGTGGAGGACGCCGTCGCGGGGCTGGCCGACGTCGACAAGCTGAACTCCACCATCAACGAAGGCATCTCGCAGACCCGGATCCGTTTTCACCTGGGCCGTGACGTCAACGAGGCACTCGACGACGTGCGCGACGCCGTCGATCGCATCCGCATCGACCTGCCGGCGGACGTCGAGGAGCCGTTGATCACGCGGGTGACGGTCCTCGGCCCGACACTGCTCGCCTACGCCTTCGAGTCCGACCGCCTCGCCCTCGACGAGCTGAGCTGGTTCGTGGACAACACCGTTCGCAAGGCGATCTACAGCGTGCCCGGCGTCGGCAAGGTGGTGCGCAACGGCGGGGTCGATCGCGAAGTGCGCGTCGCGATCCGCCCGAGTGCCCTGCAGAGCTTCGGCCTCACTGCCGGCATGGTGTCCGCGCAACTGGCCCGGCTGCAGGTGGAGCTGCCGGGCGGACGCACGACGATCGGCGGCGCCGAGCAGGCCGTGCGCACGGTGGCGACCGTGCAGACCGCTGCGGAACTCGCGAACTACCCGATCTTCCTGCCCGATGGCCGCAGCATCCGGTTGTCGGCGATCGCCACCGTCAGCGACGGCACGGCCGAGCCGCGCGAGATGGCGCTGCTCGACGGCCGGCCGGTGGTCGTGGTCTCCACCCAGCGGGCCTTCCGCTCCAGCACCGTGGCGGTCGGTGCGGGCATCCGCGCCGAGATGGCACGCCTGGCGGCGGCGCACCCGGAGGTGCAGATCATCGAAGTCAGCTCCTCGATCGAGGACGTGCAGGCATCCTATGACGCCTCCATTTCCATGCTGCTGGAAGGCGCCATCCTCGCCGTGATCGTCGTGTGGCTGTTCCTGCGCGACTGGCGTGCCACGTGGATCTCCGCCCTAGCCCTGCCGCTGTCCGTGGTGCCGACCTTTGCGGTCATGCACTGGTTCGGCTTCAGCCTGAACCTGCTGTCGCTGCTCGCCTTTGCAACGGTGATCGGCGTGCTGGTGGACGATGCCATCGTCGAGATCGAGAACATCGCGCAGCACCGCGCGCAGGGCAAATCGGCGTGGCAGGCCGCCATCGACGCCACCGACGAGATCGGCATGGCCGTCATCGCGACCTCGGCCACGCTGGTCGCCGTGTTCGCGCCGGTCGCGTTCATGCCCGGCGAAGTCGGGCTGTACTTCCGCGAGTTCGGCTGGACGGCCGCGGCCGCGGTGCTGTTTTCGCTGCTGGTTGCCCGGCTGCTGACGCCGATGCTGGCATCGCGGTTCCTGTCGTCGAGCCCCGTCGAGCAGCGCACGCCGCCCTGGATGCCGGGATACCTGCGGCTCGTGGAGCAATCGCTGCGCTACCGGGGCCGCACGCTCCTGATCGCGCTGCTCATATTCATCCTGTCGCTGGCGCTGGTGCCGCTGATCCCCACCACCTTCGTGCCGCCCGCCAATCCATCGCGGGCGGATCTGCGCATCAGCCTGCCGCCCGGCGTGCGCCTCGCCGACACGGTGGCCGTGGCCGAACAGGCCCGCCGTCTGCTCGAGCCCATACCCGAGCTCAAGAGCGTGCTGGTCCGCGTCGGCGGGACCGCCGCCGGCGGCATCGAATCGACCATGGTCGGCGCCGTGCGCAACGCCACGCTGACGCTGCGGTTCGCGAGCGATCGCCGGCGCACCATCCAGGAGCTGGAAGCGGAGGCGCGCGAGCGGCTGCGCGAGCTGCCGGGTGTGCGCAGCAGTTTCGCCGCGGGCGGGCCCGGCGACCGCCTGGACGTCATCCTCGCCGGTCGGGACTCCGCGCAGCTCACGCTTGCCGGGCAGAAAATCGAGGCTGCGCTGCGCTCCCTGCCGGGCATGGGCAGCGTGTCCTCGACCGCCTCGCTACTGAGTCCGGAGCTCGTGATCACGCCCGATCCCGCGCTCGCCGCCGATCTCGGCGTCTCGACGGTGGACATCGCCGAAGCCGCCCGCATCGCCACCAGTGGCGACTTCCGTCAGCGCCTCGCCAAACTCAACCTCGCCGAAAGACAGATCCCGATCCGCGTGCAGCTCGACGATGAGTCGCTGGGCAGGGGCGAATTGCTCTCCCTGCTCCGGGTGCCGGCACGCACCGGCAGCGTGCCGCTGGCCGCAGTCGCCACCATCCGCGAAAGCAGCGGGCCGTCGCAGATCGACCGCTTCGACCGCGAGCGCAACATCAAGGTGACTGCGGAACTCAATGGACAGCCGCTCGGCAAGGTCATGACCGCGCTGCGCAAAATGCCCGCGCTGCAGAACCTGCCGCCCGGCGTGCGCGTGGTCGAAAGCGACGACGCCGAGGCCTTCGCCGAGATGTTCCTCGGCTTCGGCGCCGCCATGCTCGCCGGCCTGGTGTGCGTCTACCTGGTGCTGCTGCTGCTGTTCAGGAGCGCGACCCTGCCGCTGGTGATTCTCGCGGCGATACCGCTGTGCGCCGCCGGCGCGTTCGGCGCACTGCTCGCGACCAAGTACGCGCTGTCCCTGCCGTCGCTCATCGGCTTGCTGCTGCTGATGGGCGTGGCGACCAAGAACTCCATCCTGATCGTCGACTACGCCGTCATCGGCGAGCTCGACCAGGGGCTTTCGCGCCATGACGCCATCATCGTCGCCTGCCGCAAGCGCGCCCGGCCCGTGATCATGACCACGCTCGCCATGGGTGCCGGCATGCTGCCCGTCGCGCTCGCGCTCGGCGCCGACGGCAACTTCCGCGCGCCGCTCGGCATCTCCGTCATCGGCGGGCTGCTCACTTCCACCGTGCTCTCGCTCGTCGTCGTGCCCGCCGCGTACTCCGTCATGACCGACTGGCGCGATCGCCGCCACGCGCGGCGGCAGGCGCGACGCGCTGGCGCCGGTCCCGCGACGCCGGCCGAGGTGGTGACGCGCTAG
- a CDS encoding neutral zinc metallopeptidase, which produces MRWRDGRRSENVEDRRGMPVRRGGLVGGGLGTVVIVLLVSYFLGIDPSMLLQNVPMEATQAPEEPAPPPVAGEDPLADFVAVVLGDTEDTWQTIFRDSGLNYEPPRLVLFTGAVQSACGLGQAAMGPFYCPADRKVYIDLDFYRDLRERFQAPGDFAQAYVIAHEVGHHVQNLLGVSAQVHEQRNRVSEAEGNALSVRLELQADCYAGVWARQADRARSVLEAGDIEEGLGAASAIGDDRLQQQGRGYVTPDSFTHGSSAQRVRWFRRGLENGDPLACETFEAAEL; this is translated from the coding sequence ATGCGATGGCGGGATGGCAGGCGCAGCGAGAACGTGGAGGACCGCCGCGGCATGCCCGTACGGCGTGGCGGTCTGGTGGGCGGCGGACTCGGCACGGTGGTCATCGTGCTGCTGGTTTCGTACTTCCTCGGCATCGACCCGAGCATGCTGTTGCAGAACGTGCCGATGGAAGCCACGCAGGCACCCGAGGAACCCGCGCCGCCACCGGTCGCCGGCGAGGATCCGCTGGCGGACTTCGTCGCGGTGGTGCTCGGCGATACCGAGGACACCTGGCAGACGATTTTTCGCGACTCCGGGCTGAACTACGAGCCGCCACGGCTGGTGCTGTTCACCGGCGCGGTGCAATCGGCCTGCGGGCTCGGCCAGGCGGCGATGGGGCCCTTCTACTGCCCCGCCGACCGCAAGGTGTACATCGACCTCGACTTCTACCGCGACCTGCGCGAGCGCTTCCAGGCGCCCGGCGATTTCGCGCAGGCCTACGTGATTGCGCACGAGGTCGGGCACCACGTGCAGAACCTGCTCGGCGTGTCCGCGCAGGTGCACGAACAGCGCAACAGGGTCAGCGAGGCCGAGGGCAACGCGCTCTCCGTGCGGCTTGAACTGCAGGCCGACTGCTACGCGGGCGTGTGGGCACGCCAGGCCGACCGCGCGCGCAGCGTGCTCGAAGCTGGCGACATCGAGGAAGGCCTCGGCGCAGCGAGCGCGATCGGCGACGACCGGCTGCAGCAGCAGGGCCGCGGTTACGTCACGCCGGATTCCTTCACCCACGGCAGCTCTGCACAGCGCGTGCGCTGGTTCCGCCGCGGGCTCGAGAACGGCGACCCGCTCGCCTGCGAGACCTTCGAGGCCGCAGAGCTCTGA
- the hemW gene encoding radical SAM family heme chaperone HemW encodes MTRPLPPLSLYVHLPWCVRKCPYCDFNSHEQRGELPEEAYVTALLADLEAAAESAQGRSLASVFIGGGTPSLFSAAAIARLLDGVAARVPLAADAEITLEANPGTAEHGRFRGYRAAGVNRLSLGVQSFQPQRLRVLGRIHDEHEARRAIGQALECFGRVNLDLMYALPGQTVEEAQADCEIAVTSGATHLSFYQLTIEPNTVFHRQPPELPDEETAVAIEEAVHGRLARAGFARYEVSAWSRPGEECRHNLNYWRFGDYLGIGAGAHAKITTPAGIAREARSRAPADYLRRAAQAGAVAERRDVAGAEAVFEFMLNALRLTGGFPEKLLAERTGQALAAAEPGLSTAIERGLLTRGRGEIRPTGLGLRYLNDLTALFLPEQPR; translated from the coding sequence ATGACCCGTCCGCTGCCGCCGTTGTCGCTGTACGTGCACCTGCCCTGGTGCGTGCGCAAGTGTCCGTACTGCGACTTCAACTCCCACGAGCAGCGCGGCGAGCTGCCCGAGGAGGCCTACGTGACCGCCCTGCTCGCCGACCTCGAAGCGGCGGCGGAGTCGGCGCAGGGGCGTAGCCTCGCGAGCGTCTTCATCGGCGGCGGCACGCCGAGCCTGTTCTCCGCGGCGGCGATCGCGCGCCTGCTGGACGGCGTCGCGGCGCGCGTGCCGCTCGCGGCCGATGCCGAGATCACGCTCGAAGCGAATCCCGGGACGGCCGAGCACGGCCGCTTTCGCGGTTACCGCGCCGCCGGCGTGAACCGGCTCTCGCTTGGCGTGCAGAGCTTCCAGCCGCAGCGGCTGCGCGTACTCGGCCGCATCCACGACGAACACGAGGCGCGCCGGGCGATCGGGCAGGCGCTGGAGTGCTTCGGACGCGTGAATCTCGATCTCATGTACGCGCTGCCCGGGCAGACGGTGGAGGAGGCGCAGGCGGACTGCGAAATCGCAGTGACGAGCGGCGCCACGCATCTGTCGTTCTATCAGCTCACCATCGAACCCAACACCGTGTTCCACCGCCAACCGCCGGAGTTACCGGATGAGGAGACCGCTGTCGCCATCGAGGAGGCGGTGCACGGGCGCCTCGCGCGCGCCGGCTTTGCCCGCTACGAGGTCTCCGCCTGGTCGCGACCGGGAGAGGAGTGCCGGCATAACCTGAATTACTGGCGCTTCGGCGATTACCTCGGCATCGGTGCCGGCGCGCACGCGAAGATCACCACGCCGGCAGGGATTGCCCGCGAGGCGCGCAGTCGCGCGCCGGCCGATTACCTGCGCCGCGCGGCGCAGGCCGGCGCCGTGGCGGAGCGGCGCGACGTGGCCGGCGCGGAGGCGGTGTTCGAGTTCATGCTGAACGCGCTGCGCCTCACCGGGGGCTTCCCGGAGAAGCTGCTCGCCGAGCGCACCGGGCAGGCGCTCGCGGCCGCAGAGCCGGGGTTGTCGACGGCCATCGAGCGTGGGCTCCTGACCCGCGGCCGCGGCGAGATCCGCCCGACCGGGCTCGGGCTGCGCTACCTCAACGACCTGACGGCGCTGTTTCTGCCGGAACAACCACGGTAG
- a CDS encoding efflux RND transporter periplasmic adaptor subunit: protein MTTAELAERNLDQALMVSGSVAAWQEMSLGVELSGIRAAEVLVEVGDRVRAGQPLLRLDARTLDVQARQAEAGLEQARANLQLAQANLARGEQLVTQGLISSSDADELRAKETSAQAQLITADADRDAARLRLGYATLRAPDDGVISARSVQPGQVVNSGTELLRLIRRGRLEWRAEVTESDLGRVRVGTPVVVTGPNGEQVSGQVRTVAPAVDPATRAGLLYADLPEPGHLRAGMFAVGRVLLGEVPAQVLPRDAIVFRDGIPYVFVARAQAADTALANPFTVEQRRISVGIQYGDVAQVTAGLAAGERVVVSGAGFLSDGDLVRQARAPAAPAETPSAQAPEG from the coding sequence GTGACTACGGCCGAACTGGCCGAACGCAACCTCGACCAGGCACTGATGGTGTCGGGCTCTGTCGCCGCCTGGCAGGAGATGTCGCTCGGCGTCGAGCTCTCGGGCATACGCGCCGCCGAAGTGCTCGTGGAAGTGGGCGATCGCGTGCGCGCCGGCCAGCCGCTGTTGCGGCTCGACGCGCGCACGCTCGACGTGCAGGCGCGGCAGGCCGAGGCGGGCCTGGAGCAGGCACGCGCCAACCTGCAACTGGCGCAGGCGAATCTCGCCCGTGGCGAGCAGCTGGTCACCCAGGGCCTGATCTCCTCGAGCGACGCCGACGAACTGCGCGCCAAGGAGACGAGTGCGCAGGCGCAGCTCATCACCGCCGACGCCGATCGGGATGCCGCGCGCCTGCGCCTGGGCTACGCGACGCTGCGGGCCCCCGATGACGGCGTGATCTCCGCCCGTTCCGTGCAGCCGGGACAGGTCGTGAACAGTGGCACCGAGTTGCTGCGCCTGATTCGCCGCGGGCGCCTGGAGTGGCGCGCCGAAGTCACCGAGTCGGATCTCGGGCGGGTGCGCGTGGGCACGCCCGTCGTGGTGACGGGGCCGAACGGCGAACAGGTCTCCGGCCAGGTGCGAACGGTCGCCCCTGCGGTCGATCCCGCGACCCGCGCCGGCCTGCTCTATGCCGACCTGCCGGAGCCGGGGCACCTGCGCGCCGGCATGTTCGCGGTGGGCCGGGTACTGCTCGGCGAGGTGCCGGCGCAGGTCCTGCCGCGCGACGCCATCGTGTTCCGTGACGGCATCCCGTACGTGTTCGTGGCCAGGGCGCAAGCCGCCGACACCGCGCTGGCGAATCCGTTCACGGTCGAGCAGCGTCGCATCAGCGTCGGCATTCAGTATGGCGACGTGGCCCAGGTCACCGCGGGGCTCGCCGCCGGGGAGCGCGTGGTCGTGAGCGGCGCGGGCTTCCTCAGCGACGGCGACCTCGTGCGCCAGGCACGCGCACCCGCTGCGCCAGCCGAGACGCCATCGGCACAGGCGCCGGAAGGCTAG